In Nakamurella antarctica, the following are encoded in one genomic region:
- a CDS encoding tyrosine-type recombinase/integrase — translation MTTRKRQAGDGSINAYTTQAGTRYRFETRLPVDPDNPDAGTKRIVRGGFTTRTEAATEGRRILTGTSTTTARKKGAATFGDFITKWLAGLDLAEITMAGYRKLARLHITPALGALTIPKVTPTTLAKHYRELEAHGRKDATRTGQALSANTVLKVHVLIGQMLEAAVSDNLVTRNAARHKDARPPSPKTVRAQKPEIHPWESEQVKAFLAWSKQAGDGRYWAWAVAVRTGARRGEVLGLQWRDLDQTASTISIRRSVVLVKDHQQGEHLAVKPPKSGKSRVIALDAATMKLLQEWKLQRASLSLELATPGAYVFGDLSNKPQHPERFSRQFQRSVEQCRRAQMQAAQKAAGEGRPADLTGLVPTVRLHDLRHTHATLLLQQGVSPKVIQERLGHANISITLDIYSHVLPTMQASAADLLAAVLA, via the coding sequence ATGACTACCCGCAAACGGCAAGCAGGGGACGGCAGCATCAACGCCTACACAACCCAAGCCGGCACCCGCTACCGCTTCGAAACCCGACTACCCGTAGACCCCGACAACCCCGATGCAGGCACCAAGCGCATCGTGCGCGGAGGGTTCACCACCCGCACCGAGGCAGCCACCGAAGGCCGACGCATCCTCACCGGCACATCAACCACGACAGCCAGGAAGAAAGGGGCGGCGACCTTCGGGGACTTCATCACCAAATGGCTCGCAGGCCTAGACCTGGCCGAAATAACCATGGCCGGATACCGCAAGCTCGCACGCCTACACATCACCCCCGCCCTCGGTGCGCTCACCATCCCTAAGGTGACACCGACGACCCTTGCCAAGCACTACCGGGAACTCGAGGCACACGGCAGGAAGGACGCCACCCGCACCGGTCAGGCACTCTCAGCCAACACCGTCCTCAAGGTCCACGTCCTCATCGGGCAGATGCTCGAGGCAGCAGTCAGCGACAACCTAGTCACCCGTAACGCAGCCAGGCACAAGGACGCCAGGCCGCCGTCACCCAAGACAGTCAGGGCGCAGAAGCCAGAGATACACCCATGGGAATCGGAGCAGGTGAAAGCGTTCCTCGCATGGTCCAAGCAGGCAGGGGATGGGAGATATTGGGCGTGGGCCGTAGCGGTCCGTACCGGCGCTAGGCGTGGGGAAGTACTGGGACTTCAATGGCGCGACCTAGACCAAACAGCCAGCACCATCAGCATCAGGCGATCCGTTGTCCTGGTGAAGGACCACCAACAGGGTGAGCACCTGGCCGTGAAGCCACCGAAGTCGGGTAAGTCCAGGGTCATCGCCTTGGACGCGGCGACCATGAAGCTACTGCAGGAATGGAAACTACAACGGGCATCACTGTCCCTCGAACTTGCAACACCCGGCGCATACGTGTTCGGTGATCTGTCCAATAAGCCGCAGCACCCTGAACGCTTCTCACGGCAGTTTCAGCGGTCAGTGGAGCAATGCCGCCGGGCGCAGATGCAGGCAGCGCAGAAGGCAGCAGGGGAGGGAAGGCCGGCTGATCTGACAGGGCTGGTCCCCACGGTCAGGCTCCACGACCTACGGCACACGCACGCCACGTTGCTACTGCAGCAGGGGGTCAGCCCGAAGGTGATTCAGGAACGACTCGGACACGCCAACATCAGCATTACCCTCGACATTTACAGTCACGTCCTGCCGACCATGCAGGCATCAGCG